From Trichoderma atroviride chromosome 1, complete sequence, one genomic window encodes:
- a CDS encoding uncharacterized protein (EggNog:ENOG41~TransMembrane:2 (o356-374i386-405o)): MDRPDQPLLARSEPASSEDIPPLIDIASCETSSAADGPSHPVANASGDIVAGSDNGNSPEAPANLSAPSSASESKGTKRVSFVLPVKPTDELGEPECWPFGRKSGDAGYRPLTEEELRRLLPSSFRNGKAWVGIPEKRVEHFLTNDLSVDGLMKVFDCFPMLGQKNTPPRALSYQQALGLEITVIEKMDMHLLYSKDKILIKPLPKYLFEPKFWYQYLECPEDCQYHDMFTAFRRGGQLHNSHRLTRLKPCNHSVIWMRALGFAFSYVALVCTKRDFEIAKAKDLIPDDVSFEGWKYFVSRMLGDSAGGKILRQIDKRFTYGELDLARLNQVFMIRSPLKWLLQGNEYRELVQSHFFLPPLSIYVAVVLGYRFARIAYIKMTENQALVIIVFLACLWLVLCLLSFSRAEPPML; encoded by the exons ATGGACCGTCCAGACCAGCCGCTTCTGGCTCGATCAGAGCCCGCGTCCTCTGAAGATATCCCGCCGCTAATTGACATTGCCTCGTGCGAAACAAGCAGTGCTGCAGATGGTCCTTCACACCCCGTGGCAAACGCATCTGGGGACATCGTGGCAGGCTCTGACAATGGAAACTCCCCGGAGGCACCGGCAAACTTGTCTGCGCCTTCATCTGCCTCTGAATCCAAG GGAACAAAGAGAGTATCATTTGTTCTTCCCGTCAAACCGACCGACGAGCTTGGAGAGCCCGAATGTTGGCCTTTTGGTCGAAAATCCGGAGACGCAGGCTATCGTCCTCTCACTGAAGAAGAACTCCGTCGCCTCTTGCCTTCCTCGTTTCGAAACGGCAAAGCGTGGGTCGGGATTCCAGAAAAGCGTGTCGAGCACTTCTTGACGAACGATCTCAGTGTGGATGGCTTGATGAAAGTGTTTGATTGCTTTCCCATGCTTGGTCAGAAGAACACACCACCACGCGCTCTCAGCTACCAACAAGCTCTTGGTCTCGAAATTACCGTCAttgagaagatggatatGCACTTGCTCTACTCAAAGGATAAGATTCTTATCAAGCCCCTCCCAAAGTATCTTTTTGAACCCAAATTTTGGTATCAATACCTTGAATGCCCGGAGGACTGCCAGTATCATGACATGTTCACGGCTTTTCGGAGAGGAGGGCAGTTACATAACAGCCACAGACTCACCAGACTCAAACCTTGCAACCACAGCGTCATTTGGATGCGTGCCTTGGGATTCGCTTTCTCTTACGTTGCGCTGGTGTGCACCAAGAGAGACTTTGAGATTGCAAAGGCGAAAGATTTGATCCCAGACGATGTCAGCTTTGAAGGCTGGAAGTATTTTGTGTCTCGAATGCTCGGCGACAGCGCTGGCGGCAAGATCCTCAGGCAGATCGACAAGCGATTCACGTATGGCGAATTGGATCTGGCGCGCCTCAACCAGGTTTTCATGATTCGCAGCCCTTTGAAGTGGCTCCTCCAAGGCAATGAATACCGAGAGTTGGTCCAGAGTCACTTCTTTCTGCCACCCTTGTCCATCTATGTGGCTGTCGTTCTGGGATACAGGTTCGCTAGGATTGCCTACATCAAGATGACGGAAAACCAGGCATTGGTTATCATTGT TTTCCTTGCTTGCCTCTGGCTTGTCCTTTGCTTGCTCTCTTTCAGCAGGGCCGAGCCACCGATGCTTTGA